In a single window of the bacterium genome:
- the ccmD gene encoding heme exporter protein CcmD gives MLAHFDASGFIIAAYAITLLGIAALALRTIWRYRHWRGRATQLEKP, from the coding sequence ATGCTCGCCCATTTCGACGCATCCGGCTTCATCATCGCCGCCTATGCCATCACGCTGCTCGGCATCGCCGCCCTTGCGCTCCGCACCATCTGGCGTTATCGCCATTGGCGCGGCCGTGCCACTCAACTGGAAAAACCATGA